Genomic DNA from Paenibacillus sp. MBLB1832:
TTGGAGGTCCCTTCGTAAGCTCAGGGCGAACCCTGAACTGGAGTCAGCCGATGCGAGAGGGAGAGGAATGTTATCTCTCCCGTCCCATCGAAGCTTCGGGGGCAACCTCGGCTGCATGGGAGCTCCATGTGCGCCAGCTGGGAATCGGTTTGATGGAGGAGGTCAGCGGCGCAGCGGTGTCTCATTTTGCCCTGTGGGGCAAGGCGCATGTCATAAGCCCGGAGCTTTTCATCTCGATCCAGCTAGAACCGGGGCAAGTGATGAATTGGCAGAGAGTGTATAGCTTTTATTGAAAGAAAACCAAATCCCGATGCGATGTTGCATGCTGGGATTTGGTTTTTTTCATGAACAAGCCGATTTGGATAAACGTTTTTCGATTTTGTTTATAGATAATTGGCGCTCACAGCTTCTAGAATGAGGAGGCATTGGATCCCAGGGCAAAGGAGGCTCAGACGCAAGTTCATCAAGACGAATGCGGAATGTCCAAATAGAGAGGAGAGTCCTGAATGGAAGGGAAAGCAATGAGAAGCAAGCTGCACTGGATCGTCTTGGGAAGCATCCTACTGATCACGACGGTGTTAGGACTGATGATTCCCGGCACGGGAACGACAGCATTAGCTGCAAGCAGCGCCCAGGTTATACCGCCGAATGCGGGATATGTGAATGTGAAAGACTTCGGAGCGATGGGTGACGGGGTGGCCGATGATACCGCAGCCATTATGAGCGCGATTAAATCGCGCAATCGGTATTACGGTTATCCGATGAATGTATATTTCCCCGCAGGCGTTTATCTGGTCAGCGACACGATCAATGGCGTTAATCCCGATGGTACGGATAACGCGCATTTGACCTTGCAAGGCGCCGGCCAGGGCCAAACGATAATTAGGCTGAAAAATAACGCGCCGGGCTTTAATGCAGGGGCTGTTACTGCCAAGCCTGTTGTCCGTTTCGCAGGGGAAAGCGGTATTCAGAATCAGGCCTTCATGAACTTCCTCTTTGATTTGACCGTTGATATCGGCTCGCAGAACCCTCAGGCAATCGGCGTCGATTATTTAACGAGCAACCAGGGCAGTATGCGAAATGTCGATATTGTCTCCGGCGATGGGCAAGGCTACATTGGACTTGCCATGACGCGGGAGATCGGACCGGGCATGGTCAAGAATATCTCCATTACCGGTTTTCAGTATGGCATCAAAACAGCCAAGCCCCTCTACAGTATGGTGCTGGAGAAGGTGACGCTGAAAAATCAATCGGTAGCCGGCATTCTAAACGAGCGGCAAATGTTGGAGATTCGCAACTTGACGAGCACGAACAAGGTGCCGGCCATCATTAACCGCTACAATGATGCCATGGTGACGATCATCGATAGCCAATTTTTCGGCGGGATCAAAGGGGAAAGTGCGATTCGCAACGAAAGCGGCGGCTCTTTGCTAGCGCGCAATTTGAACGCACAATCGTCGTATTATTCTCAGGCGATCACGAATGAAGGCGTAGCTGTATCCGGAAAGATCGTAACCGAATACAACTCCGATTACTTGCAGCGCTTATTTCAATCACGGTCGACGACGCTCAATCTGCCGATTGAGGAGACCCCGGAATTGCCACAGGATCCGCTCTCGGACTGGGCGTTCGTAGACGATTACGGTGCGAATCCAGACGATAATATCGATGATACCGCCGCTATTCAGGCTGCGATTGATTCGGGCAAGACGACAATCTACTTCCGCCCGCGGCATACGACTACGTATACTTACCAGATTCAAGGGACCCTTGTCATCAGGGGGAATGTGAAGCGGCTCGCGGGAATGGGCACCTATATCAAGAAGACGAATGCCACCTCGTTGCCACAAATTCGCATTGAGACGACCAATTATCCCAATGTGTTTATCGATCGGCTATTTGGCGACTTTCAGGTGACTCATGTGGGGGCGACCCATGTGGTATCGCTGGATAACCAGTGGAATGATTATCACAATGAGCCGGGCAGCGGTGACTTATATTTGGAGGATACGTACTCATCCTTCGTGTTTAATGGCAATAAAGCCTGGATGCGCCAAGCCAATTCCGAAAGCAAGACGAACACACAGCTCGTCAACCAAGGAGGAACGGTATGGGTGCTCGGTCTCAAGACGGAGTGGATGAATACGACCGCGCGTACGACCGGCGGAGGCAAATCGGAGATTATGGGCGCTTTTATGTATCCGGCCCAAGGTAACGTGGCGCCAACCACGCCGGCCTTTGAAACGATTGATTCGCAAGCCTCTTATCAATATGGTGTGTTTGATGATTGGGTTCAGCAATGGACATTGTTATTCCGAGAAACCCGGAATGGTGAAACCCGCGACATGCTGGCCGATGATCTTGTGGAAAAGAGAACAGGCCGGGGCACGAAGGTCAATCTCTATACGGCCATTCCAGAACCGCTTGCTGATGTGACGCCTCCGTCGACGCCGAAGCTGTCGCTCAAGTGGAATTCGCTGAATGCGGCTGATCTTTACTGGGTGGGGTCCACCGATGACGTGCATATCAACGGCTACATGCTTTATCGGGATGGCTACCGGGTAGCGGATACGAAGAAGCGGGAAATCATCGATACCCATCTGGACGCGACGCTGCCCTATACGTATACCGTCTTCGGCTACGATGATATGTTCAACTTGTCGGCGCCCAGCAATGCGATCTCCAACAAAGTTGGCTGGGGCAGCGAGGATATTGGAACCGTTACGAAGGCGGGTTACACGGAATATGCGGATAATAGCTTTCATGTTTATGGTGCCGGCAGCGACATCGGCGGTACGGCGGATAGCTTTCATTATACGTATACCCCGCTATACGGCGATGGAAGTCTCGTATTTAAGCTGGTGAACCAATCGAAGACAAGTCAGGAGGCCCAGGAAGGTATCATGATTCGGGATACACTGGCACCGGATGCGAAGTTTGCCGGATTGTTCCGCAAACCGTGGGGGCCGATGCAAACCGTTACCCGCAATGAAACGGGGGGCACGGCATCGGTGACGTCATTGCCGGGCAGCCAGGTGCTTCCGTTCTGGATGAAGCTGACTCGCAGCGGCAATACAGTTACGGTGTATAAGTCGACCGATGGCGTCCACTGGGGAGCGCCGATTCAAACCTTTACACTTGCTTTGGACTTCCGTGCGTATGTAGGCCTGGCCATTGCTTCGGATTTTGACGGCATTACGGAAGAGGCACGTGTGTCAAACGTGAACGTGGAAACACCAAGCCAATATCTGAATTTGGCCTTGAAGAAGCCGGCCTCCCAAGCAGGTACGTCGAACGACGCCGCAGCGAAGCGGGCCGTTGACGGCAATACGAACGGGAAGCTTGCGAGCGGCTCTGTCACCCAGACGCTTGCCGATCATCAGGCATGGTGGCAGGTTGATTTTCAGGAGACTGGCTATATTCGATCAGTGGATATTTACAATCGGACGGATAGTGGCAGCGACGTGCTGAAAAATTACTACGTGTTCGTATCCGATACGCCATTCTCTTCGGAAGATCCCAACGTTCTGGTCAACCAGCCAGGAGTGTGGTCAAGCTTGCAGACCGCTCAGGCGGGTTCCCCGACATCGCTGAAGGTAGACCATCAGGGTCGCTATTTGCGCATACAGCTGCAGGGGGATGGGAAGCTGACACTTGCGGAAGTCGTCGCTATGGGATATGGAAGCATCATCGTGGATGTTGAACCACCGACAGCGCCGTCCGGTTTGTCTGTCGTTACGAAGAGCGAGACGACCGCCACGATTGGCTGGTTGCCAGCTACGGACAACCGTGGCGTGACAAGCTATCTCATCTATCGAGACGGAGCATTAGTCGGCACGGTCAGCGGCAGCGTGTACAGCTTTACCGATACAGGACTAAATCCAGGCGACGAGGTTAATTACGCCATTATAGCCCAAGATGTATACGAGAATGTATCGCCAACCAGCGCTGTGTTAAAGGTCATCGTTCCCGTCAACATCGCTAAAAATAAGACAGCCAAAATGAGCAGCACGCAAAGCGGGAGACAAGCATTTTGGGCCGTAGACGGGATTTCGGACGGCAGCCAAAGCGCTAGCTCCATCAGTCAAACCCTCAGTGAAAATGAGGCATGGTGGGAAGTAGATCTCGGGGCCGTGCGCCAGATTGATCGGATCCAATTGTTTGCGCCAACGGATTGTTGTCAGACGGATCTAAGTAATTACTATGTGTTTGTATCCGATACGCCGTTTACGGTGAACAGCGTCACCTACACGCTCAATCAGCCTAACGTGTGGAGCAAGCTCCAAGTTGGGGCCCTATCCTCATCTCCCGCAGATGTCCAGGTCGGACATGCAGGAAGATATGTGCGCATTCAGCTGACCAGTTCATCCGCTTCTCTTGGCCTGGCGGAAGTCAGGGTGATCGGAGAACTGCCGCTGGTCAACGCTGCATTAAACAAGGCAGCGACGCAGAGCAGCACCTCCTACAACGCCTATGCCAGCAAGGCCGTAGACGGCAACAGTGACGGCAACTGGAACGCAGGATCGGTATCGCATACTAGCACGGAGACGAATGCGTGGTGGCAGGTCGATCTTGGTTCTGTGCAAGACATTCACGATATTCAAATTTATAATCGAACGGATTGCTGCGGTGCACGGTTAAGCTCCTATTATGTGTTCGTTTCCAATGCTCCTTTCGGATCTACCAACGTAGCTTCGACACTTGCCGATCCTAACGTATGGAACAGTTTCCAAAGCGAGCAGGCGGGAAGCCCAACGAAAATCAGGGTCGGCAGAACCGGGCGTTACGTCCGCATACAGCTTAATCAAACAAACCCGCTTGCCATTGCCGAAGTCAAGGTTATGAAATTAGATGACATTATTGTCCTGGACACGGAAGCGCCTACGGCTCCGAGCGGACTGAACGTTGTCGGCAAGACCGAAACATCCGCCACGATCAGCTGGTCGCCTTCCACGGACAACCGCGGTGTTACCGGTTACGATATTTATCGGGATAATACATTACTGGGCACCGTTGCGGGGAATGTCAATGTATTTACAGCTACGGGACTTACAGCGGGCGACAGCTACAGCTACACAGTGAAAGCGAAGGATGCTAGTCTGAACGTGTCAGCCGCAAGCAGTGCACTCCAAGTCACGCAGCTGATCAATATGGCGAAGAACAAACCCGCTACGATGAGCAGCACGCAAAATGGTGCGTCCGCCTCCCGGGCTGTCGACGGTAATACAGACGGCAACCTGGCGAGCGGCTCAGTTAGCCAATCGCTTGGCGAGAAAGAAGCTTGGTGGCAGGTCGATCTGGGAGCTGTACGCAATATTGACCGCATTCAAATTTTTGGGCGGACGGACTGCTGCACAACGGATCTTAGCCAGTACTATGTGTTTGTATCCGATACGCCATTCACCGTTACAGGCGTTACGTATACGCTGAGCCAACCAGGCGTATGGAGCCAGTTTCAGTCTGCAGCGGCAGGGTTGCCAACCGAAGTGCAGGTTGGTCGAACAGGACGGTATGTTCGCATTCAGCTGACAGGCCAGTCAAGTTCCTTGAGTCTGGCGGAGGTGAAAGTTCTAGGCACCTTGCAGCAAGTCAATGTGGCGCTGAATAAACCAGCTACACAGAGCAGCACCTCTTACAACGCTTATGCCAGCAGGGCAGTAGATGGCAACAGCGATGGTAACTGGAATGCAGGATCGGTATCCCATACCAGCACGGAGGCCAACGCGTGGTGGCAAGTCGATCTTGGTTCCGTGCAGGACATCCATAACATTCAGGTTTTCAATCGAACGGATTGTTGCGGAGCCAGGCTGAGCGAATACTATGTGTTTGTCTCGGATACGCCGTTCTCCACCACAGACTTGAATGCGACGCTGAGCAATGCGAATGTCTGGAACAGCTTCCAAAGCGGGCAAGCTGGCAGTCCGACGAAGATTTTGGTAGGCCGAACCGGACGCTACATCAGGATACAACTTAAGAATACAAACCCGCTGGCCATTGCCGAAGTGAAAGTCATGGCTTTGCAATAGCCGTGTGGAATAAGGAGATAGGGCAGACTGAAGCTGCCCTATCTCTTTTTGTATCGAGATGACAAAGGATGTCGAAAATTCTGCCCATCATCTTGAACTTGCCGCATTATGTATGGATTCAAACTGCGGTAAACTTTCCTTGTACGATCAACTTTTACAAGCGGATATGGAGGGAAATTATGAACCAGATTCTTTTTAGAAAGCGCTTTATCGGATTTGCATTTATTTTGGGTTTCCTATGTCTCACAATACTCTTATCAGATGGCAAAGCCTTCGCAGCAACGACGATCTATGACAAATTCAATGCGGACGTAACCGGGGGGACCCCTTCCGGATGGACGACCGACACGAGCGGAGGAACGGTGCAAGTCAGTGAGGTGCCTTTTCCGACCGATAAAAGCGTAGCCATCACCAAAACGGCGACAACCAATGCCGCTACGATAACCAAGACGTTCACGCCCATTACCGGCCGTGCGATTATTGAATATCGCGTTGTCGTTACGGACAATATGGCCGGCAACAAGATGGCCCCTTACATTTACGATGAAAATGGAAATCCCATTGTCAAGATTGAATTAAGAAGCGACTTCGTAAGAGCCTACAACGGGGCGGCCAACTACGCGGTGTCGGGAATTACACTGAATGAGTGGACGATCATCAAGGTCGTTCTCGATACCAATACGAAAAAATACGACCTCTTTATAGACGGTATCAAACGTGTGACCGACTATTCGTTCTCGACCACGACAGGTACAAGCGCCGCCTCACTGAAGTTCAGTGTACCTTCGGGCCAAACCGGGGTCATGAACATTGATGAAGTGCGCATCTACGATTATGAATCGCTGGTGACACCTCCATCAGGTACGATCATTAATATTACATCCGCGCCTTATAATGCGGTTGGCGACGGTGTGACTGACAATACGTACGCTATTCGCCAAGCGATTGCTGATGTGCCTGCAGGCGGAACGGTGTATGTACCCTCTGGTAAATTTGTAACCGGCGGCCTGGATTTAAAAAGCAACATGACCTTGTATGTTGATTTGAAGGGAACGCTTCTTGCAAAACCGGACGAGAGCGCTTTCCCCGACCACGACGAGACGATTGAGAACTGGTTGTCCGGCGCGATGAGACGAGCCTTCATTTATATTGGAGGAGCAACGAACGTACGATTAGATGGGGGCGGTACAATCGACGGCAATGCCGGCAATGTCGCCAACTGGCATAGCGGTGCATCGTACGATATTAAGATTCGTCCCAACTTGATTAAAATTTATAACTCGGATACGGTTTCCGTGAAGAACCTGTACTTGAAAGATGCCCCGGCGTGGCTGCTCTTCCCGTTGGAATCCAACAATATTACGATCAAGGATATTGTCATTTACTCCATCATGTCGGGCAACAAAGATGGGATCGATCCGTCCAACTGCTCGAATGTACTGATCGAGAACTCGCAAATCTACACCGAAGATGACGCGATCGTACCAAAATCGGGAAGCGCGCGTTTTAACGATAACGTCACGGTACGCAATATTTTCATCAATGGCTCGACGGCTGCCAACGCCTTAAAGCTTGGAACGAACAGCTATGGGCAATTCAAGAATTACTTGTTTGAGGATGTATATATCAAAAGAGCGCAAATCGGCGGCATTTCGTTAGCTCTCGTCGATGGCGTCGTTACGGATAACATCACGTTCCGGCGGATTAACATGAGCAAGGTGCAAGGCGCACTGTTCATCCAGGCGGGATACCGTGGACAAAAGCCGGCCAGCGCGCCTGTTATTACAAGCGATATCAAGAACATTTCTTTCGAAGATATTAAAGCTAGGAATCTGACCTCCACCATTGGTTCAGGCTTCCTCGGCAATATAACGTCCACGATCAACTTCCGATTGAGTAATCTGAGCTTCAAAAATATTGACATCCAATATCCGGGCGGCCTTTCGACGGTGCCTGCTTCGCCAGCAGAGTATGACGGAACATATCCGGAGCTGAGCAAATACGGAAATCTGCCGGCGTATGGGTTTTATTTGCGGCATGTCGATGGAATCACGCTGGACAATGTCAATATAAGCGCAGCGAGTACAGATGCTCGTCAGCCTATCGTGATGGAAGATGTGTCTAAGGTCAACGTTTATAATGAAGCGGAGAACGGTTCAATTAACGGTGAAATGCAAGTTGTGAATGATAGTACTGCGTCCGGCGGAAAGTACATTGTGACTCCGAATCCGAGTGGCTTCAATCTGGGCAATGCGTACTCCGATCTGACCTTCCAGGTGTATCATTCGGGGACCTACTATCTCTGGGGAAAAACGAAAGCTCCAACGCAAGAAGATAATTCCTTCTTCATCAAAGTAGGTTCTAATCCGGAAGCAACATGGCATATGAACCCGTCCACTTCCTGGACCTGGAATAAAGTGACGGATAATGTGAATCCGTACAGCTTCTCGCTCACTCCGGGAACATATACGATACGAGTAAGAGATCGGGAAGACGGCACGCCTATTGATAAACTGCTGTTGACGAGTGATTCGGCATACATTCCGGCCAATTAAAAGGCAAAAGCAAGACGGAGGCCTTCCAGGTGAGGGTCTCTTTCTTGATTTTGCTGCCCCATTTTCTGAATTGTATATCGT
This window encodes:
- a CDS encoding galactose-binding domain-containing protein, with the protein product MEGKAMRSKLHWIVLGSILLITTVLGLMIPGTGTTALAASSAQVIPPNAGYVNVKDFGAMGDGVADDTAAIMSAIKSRNRYYGYPMNVYFPAGVYLVSDTINGVNPDGTDNAHLTLQGAGQGQTIIRLKNNAPGFNAGAVTAKPVVRFAGESGIQNQAFMNFLFDLTVDIGSQNPQAIGVDYLTSNQGSMRNVDIVSGDGQGYIGLAMTREIGPGMVKNISITGFQYGIKTAKPLYSMVLEKVTLKNQSVAGILNERQMLEIRNLTSTNKVPAIINRYNDAMVTIIDSQFFGGIKGESAIRNESGGSLLARNLNAQSSYYSQAITNEGVAVSGKIVTEYNSDYLQRLFQSRSTTLNLPIEETPELPQDPLSDWAFVDDYGANPDDNIDDTAAIQAAIDSGKTTIYFRPRHTTTYTYQIQGTLVIRGNVKRLAGMGTYIKKTNATSLPQIRIETTNYPNVFIDRLFGDFQVTHVGATHVVSLDNQWNDYHNEPGSGDLYLEDTYSSFVFNGNKAWMRQANSESKTNTQLVNQGGTVWVLGLKTEWMNTTARTTGGGKSEIMGAFMYPAQGNVAPTTPAFETIDSQASYQYGVFDDWVQQWTLLFRETRNGETRDMLADDLVEKRTGRGTKVNLYTAIPEPLADVTPPSTPKLSLKWNSLNAADLYWVGSTDDVHINGYMLYRDGYRVADTKKREIIDTHLDATLPYTYTVFGYDDMFNLSAPSNAISNKVGWGSEDIGTVTKAGYTEYADNSFHVYGAGSDIGGTADSFHYTYTPLYGDGSLVFKLVNQSKTSQEAQEGIMIRDTLAPDAKFAGLFRKPWGPMQTVTRNETGGTASVTSLPGSQVLPFWMKLTRSGNTVTVYKSTDGVHWGAPIQTFTLALDFRAYVGLAIASDFDGITEEARVSNVNVETPSQYLNLALKKPASQAGTSNDAAAKRAVDGNTNGKLASGSVTQTLADHQAWWQVDFQETGYIRSVDIYNRTDSGSDVLKNYYVFVSDTPFSSEDPNVLVNQPGVWSSLQTAQAGSPTSLKVDHQGRYLRIQLQGDGKLTLAEVVAMGYGSIIVDVEPPTAPSGLSVVTKSETTATIGWLPATDNRGVTSYLIYRDGALVGTVSGSVYSFTDTGLNPGDEVNYAIIAQDVYENVSPTSAVLKVIVPVNIAKNKTAKMSSTQSGRQAFWAVDGISDGSQSASSISQTLSENEAWWEVDLGAVRQIDRIQLFAPTDCCQTDLSNYYVFVSDTPFTVNSVTYTLNQPNVWSKLQVGALSSSPADVQVGHAGRYVRIQLTSSSASLGLAEVRVIGELPLVNAALNKAATQSSTSYNAYASKAVDGNSDGNWNAGSVSHTSTETNAWWQVDLGSVQDIHDIQIYNRTDCCGARLSSYYVFVSNAPFGSTNVASTLADPNVWNSFQSEQAGSPTKIRVGRTGRYVRIQLNQTNPLAIAEVKVMKLDDIIVLDTEAPTAPSGLNVVGKTETSATISWSPSTDNRGVTGYDIYRDNTLLGTVAGNVNVFTATGLTAGDSYSYTVKAKDASLNVSAASSALQVTQLINMAKNKPATMSSTQNGASASRAVDGNTDGNLASGSVSQSLGEKEAWWQVDLGAVRNIDRIQIFGRTDCCTTDLSQYYVFVSDTPFTVTGVTYTLSQPGVWSQFQSAAAGLPTEVQVGRTGRYVRIQLTGQSSSLSLAEVKVLGTLQQVNVALNKPATQSSTSYNAYASRAVDGNSDGNWNAGSVSHTSTEANAWWQVDLGSVQDIHNIQVFNRTDCCGARLSEYYVFVSDTPFSTTDLNATLSNANVWNSFQSGQAGSPTKILVGRTGRYIRIQLKNTNPLAIAEVKVMALQ
- a CDS encoding glycoside hydrolase family 28 protein encodes the protein MNQILFRKRFIGFAFILGFLCLTILLSDGKAFAATTIYDKFNADVTGGTPSGWTTDTSGGTVQVSEVPFPTDKSVAITKTATTNAATITKTFTPITGRAIIEYRVVVTDNMAGNKMAPYIYDENGNPIVKIELRSDFVRAYNGAANYAVSGITLNEWTIIKVVLDTNTKKYDLFIDGIKRVTDYSFSTTTGTSAASLKFSVPSGQTGVMNIDEVRIYDYESLVTPPSGTIINITSAPYNAVGDGVTDNTYAIRQAIADVPAGGTVYVPSGKFVTGGLDLKSNMTLYVDLKGTLLAKPDESAFPDHDETIENWLSGAMRRAFIYIGGATNVRLDGGGTIDGNAGNVANWHSGASYDIKIRPNLIKIYNSDTVSVKNLYLKDAPAWLLFPLESNNITIKDIVIYSIMSGNKDGIDPSNCSNVLIENSQIYTEDDAIVPKSGSARFNDNVTVRNIFINGSTAANALKLGTNSYGQFKNYLFEDVYIKRAQIGGISLALVDGVVTDNITFRRINMSKVQGALFIQAGYRGQKPASAPVITSDIKNISFEDIKARNLTSTIGSGFLGNITSTINFRLSNLSFKNIDIQYPGGLSTVPASPAEYDGTYPELSKYGNLPAYGFYLRHVDGITLDNVNISAASTDARQPIVMEDVSKVNVYNEAENGSINGEMQVVNDSTASGGKYIVTPNPSGFNLGNAYSDLTFQVYHSGTYYLWGKTKAPTQEDNSFFIKVGSNPEATWHMNPSTSWTWNKVTDNVNPYSFSLTPGTYTIRVRDREDGTPIDKLLLTSDSAYIPAN